One Cupriavidus taiwanensis LMG 19424 DNA segment encodes these proteins:
- a CDS encoding TetR/AcrR family transcriptional regulator: MLAARGRRLESVPFPSVQSGPRATLLSLPMKPQSSRTQEQRREESVSRMVQAAIELISEKGLAGLTMNEVGTKAGYSRGLAHTHFGSKEKLLAECLEHLSREFNAQRKKDGSDTSGIHGIYSLVDAYTQRPESAVNSIRAMFFIVLDSSVADSPLHGFVHDYNEKNMAYVEYKLNEAKALGQIRADVDAKSAAFILMSLLRGISVHRLNRASMDPAAVKAEILRMIGEWLL, encoded by the coding sequence ATGCTGGCTGCGCGCGGGCGCAGGCTGGAAAGTGTCCCTTTCCCTTCGGTACAATCTGGACCGCGCGCGACTTTACTTTCCCTACCCATGAAACCGCAATCCAGTCGCACCCAGGAGCAACGGCGTGAGGAATCCGTCAGCCGCATGGTGCAGGCCGCTATCGAGCTGATTTCCGAAAAAGGCCTGGCGGGGCTGACGATGAATGAAGTTGGCACCAAGGCCGGCTATAGCCGCGGCCTGGCGCACACCCACTTCGGCTCCAAGGAAAAGCTGCTGGCGGAGTGCCTGGAACACCTGTCGCGTGAATTCAATGCCCAGCGCAAGAAGGACGGCAGCGATACCAGTGGCATTCATGGCATCTATTCGCTGGTGGATGCCTACACCCAGCGCCCGGAAAGCGCGGTCAACAGTATCCGCGCGATGTTCTTCATCGTGCTCGACTCTTCAGTGGCCGACTCGCCGCTGCACGGCTTTGTCCACGACTACAATGAAAAGAACATGGCCTACGTCGAGTACAAGCTCAACGAGGCCAAGGCCCTGGGGCAGATCCGCGCGGACGTTGATGCAAAGTCCGCGGCCTTCATCCTGATGAGCCTGCTGCGCGGTATCTCCGTGCATCGCCTGAACCGGGCCTCCATGGACCCGGCCGCCGTGAAGGCGGAAATCCTGCGAATGATCGGGGAGTGGTTGCTGTAG
- a CDS encoding HpcH/HpaI aldolase/citrate lyase family protein, with amino-acid sequence MTMTKPAPRRSVLYVPATNTRAIEKARHLPCDAIVFDLEDAVAPAMKAQARDNLASAFAAQPFTAHETVIRVNALATTEFDADLRVTASCGADAILLPKVDTGADLERFAAAIGAIANGPAPRLWAMVETAASIHHIDGILQAGQRRQVRLDCLVVGTNDLARETGVYPGDNRGYLLPWLMSVVLAAKRYGTDVLDGVWNDFGNRAGFDHEVLQSVRMGFDGKTLIHPSQVDPANAAFTPSDAATAEAQAIVAAFARPEHAAAGVINLEGRMVERLHLEQATRLLARLDAIRARGERPGR; translated from the coding sequence ATGACCATGACCAAGCCCGCACCCCGCCGCTCCGTGCTGTATGTGCCTGCCACCAACACCCGCGCCATCGAGAAAGCCCGTCACCTGCCCTGCGACGCCATCGTGTTCGACCTGGAAGACGCCGTGGCCCCGGCGATGAAAGCCCAGGCCAGGGACAACCTGGCCAGCGCGTTTGCCGCGCAGCCGTTTACGGCGCATGAAACGGTGATCCGGGTCAATGCGCTGGCAACCACCGAGTTCGATGCCGACCTGCGCGTGACCGCCTCCTGCGGGGCCGATGCCATCCTGCTGCCGAAGGTCGACACCGGTGCGGACCTGGAGCGCTTCGCCGCGGCCATCGGCGCCATCGCCAATGGGCCGGCGCCCAGGCTATGGGCCATGGTCGAAACCGCTGCCTCGATCCACCATATCGACGGCATCCTGCAAGCCGGCCAGCGCCGGCAGGTGCGACTCGACTGCCTGGTGGTGGGCACCAATGACCTGGCCAGGGAAACCGGCGTTTATCCGGGCGACAACCGCGGGTACCTGCTACCCTGGCTGATGTCGGTGGTGCTGGCGGCAAAGCGCTACGGCACGGACGTGCTCGACGGTGTGTGGAATGACTTCGGCAACCGCGCCGGCTTCGACCATGAAGTGCTGCAGTCGGTCAGGATGGGTTTTGACGGCAAGACACTGATCCACCCGTCGCAGGTCGATCCGGCCAATGCGGCGTTCACGCCGTCGGACGCCGCCACGGCCGAGGCGCAGGCGATCGTCGCGGCCTTCGCGCGGCCCGAGCATGCCGCTGCGGGCGTAATCAACCTGGAGGGACGCATGGTCGAGCGCCTGCACCTGGAACAGGCCACGCGCCTGCTGGCGCGCCTCGATGCCATCCGGGCGCGCGGGGAACGGCCCGGCCGCTGA
- a CDS encoding MaoC family dehydratase, producing MTTIDPAIECAPEIPVDPLVAHLKAEARLRARGNRYEDFEPGRRFDHHWGRTVTAADNTMFSVLTLHYNPQYTNEAVARANGHPGVPVNPLLVFNTVFGLSVEDLSEGGGPFLGVDELAYLRPVYPGETLYASSVVVSRRLASNRPGYGIVTWHTRGTNQQGDAVIEFKRTNLVRTRG from the coding sequence ATGACAACCATCGATCCCGCTATTGAGTGCGCCCCCGAGATTCCCGTCGATCCGCTAGTTGCCCACCTGAAAGCCGAGGCCAGGCTGCGCGCCCGCGGCAACCGCTACGAGGACTTCGAGCCGGGCCGGCGCTTCGACCACCACTGGGGCCGTACCGTCACCGCGGCGGACAACACCATGTTCTCGGTGCTGACGCTGCACTACAACCCGCAATACACCAATGAGGCGGTGGCGCGCGCCAACGGGCACCCCGGCGTGCCGGTCAATCCGCTGCTGGTGTTCAACACCGTGTTCGGCCTGTCGGTGGAGGACCTGTCCGAGGGCGGTGGTCCCTTTCTCGGGGTCGACGAGCTGGCCTATCTGCGGCCGGTCTACCCCGGCGAGACGCTCTATGCCAGCTCCGTGGTGGTGTCGCGCAGGCTGGCGAGCAACCGGCCCGGCTACGGCATCGTCACGTGGCACACGCGGGGCACCAATCAGCAGGGCGATGCAGTGATCGAGTTCAAGCGTACCAATTTGGTCAGGACGAGGGGATAA
- a CDS encoding MmgE/PrpD family protein, whose product MQRQPAFANTGSIDNNMAPADAAMLPVEPDHTFDNTTDRTGFTRALADWTSTVDDAELGGPAFAWARHAMLDWIAVTLAAAREPLVEMLVAEYAGLRDLPCALVGSPLRAEPAQAALINGAAGHALDFDDVASAMRGHPTVPVAPAALAVAQVTGASGKELLRALILGHEVESRIGEVVGEEQYRLGLHPTGATGTLGAAAACARLGGLDPVRTAHALGLAATQAAGLKCMFGTMAKPLHAGKAAMNGVIAARLAARGFTANASGIECEQGFGRTQAPAALAFPPTFERRAGMAIERTLFKFHASCYLTHSTIEAVRQACREHRIDLDALESMTIFVSGPHRGVCDIANPQTGLEIKFAIQHLAALAMDGAPTASLALYSPETALAPRYVRARQRIGLQVVPGPDRNAATVEIVTRDGRTLRAEANVAVPADDLAMQWRRLVDKAQAIVVPRIGAAKFAKLVSVVDTLDRLPSVEPLFEAMQ is encoded by the coding sequence ATGCAGCGCCAGCCGGCCTTCGCCAATACTGGGTCCATCGACAACAACATGGCGCCGGCCGATGCGGCGATGCTTCCGGTGGAACCTGACCATACCTTCGACAACACCACGGACCGCACCGGCTTCACCCGGGCGCTGGCCGACTGGACCAGCACGGTCGACGATGCCGAGCTTGGCGGGCCGGCCTTCGCCTGGGCACGCCATGCCATGCTCGACTGGATCGCGGTGACCCTCGCCGCCGCGCGCGAGCCGCTGGTCGAAATGCTCGTCGCCGAATATGCCGGCCTGCGCGACTTGCCGTGCGCGCTGGTGGGTAGCCCGCTGCGGGCCGAACCGGCGCAGGCCGCGCTGATCAACGGCGCCGCGGGACATGCCCTGGACTTCGACGACGTTGCTTCGGCGATGCGAGGACACCCGACCGTGCCGGTGGCACCCGCGGCGCTGGCGGTGGCCCAGGTGACCGGCGCGAGCGGCAAGGAACTGCTGCGCGCGCTGATCCTCGGCCATGAAGTCGAAAGCCGGATCGGCGAGGTGGTGGGGGAGGAGCAGTATCGCCTCGGCCTGCACCCGACCGGCGCCACCGGCACGCTGGGCGCCGCCGCCGCCTGCGCGCGGCTGGGGGGCCTCGATCCGGTCCGCACGGCCCATGCGCTCGGACTCGCCGCGACGCAGGCCGCGGGGCTCAAATGCATGTTCGGCACCATGGCCAAGCCGCTGCACGCGGGCAAGGCCGCCATGAACGGCGTGATCGCGGCCCGCCTGGCCGCGCGCGGCTTCACGGCCAATGCCAGCGGCATCGAGTGCGAGCAGGGCTTCGGCCGCACCCAGGCGCCCGCAGCGCTGGCGTTCCCGCCCACGTTCGAGCGTCGCGCGGGCATGGCGATCGAACGCACCCTGTTCAAGTTCCATGCGTCCTGCTACCTCACGCATTCCACCATCGAAGCCGTGCGCCAGGCTTGTCGCGAGCATCGTATCGACCTGGACGCGCTCGAGTCGATGACCATCTTCGTGTCCGGCCCGCATCGCGGCGTGTGCGATATCGCCAACCCGCAGACCGGCCTGGAGATCAAGTTCGCGATCCAGCATCTGGCGGCGCTGGCGATGGACGGCGCGCCTACGGCGTCGCTCGCGCTGTACTCGCCCGAGACCGCGCTCGCGCCGCGCTATGTCAGGGCGCGGCAGCGGATCGGGTTGCAGGTCGTGCCGGGTCCCGACCGCAACGCCGCCACGGTCGAGATCGTGACGCGCGACGGCCGCACGCTGCGCGCGGAGGCCAATGTCGCGGTGCCGGCCGACGACCTTGCCATGCAGTGGCGCCGCCTGGTCGACAAGGCGCAGGCCATCGTCGTGCCGCGCATCGGCGCGGCCAAGTTCGCGAAGCTGGTGTCGGTGGTCGACACGCTGGACCGGCTTCCTTCCGTCGAACCCTTGTTTGAGGCAATGCAATGA
- a CDS encoding CaiB/BaiF CoA transferase family protein, protein MSAHGRTRGALDGMVVLDLTQMLAGPYCSMMLADQGARVIKIEPPGGDQTRRNGPHLDGALRMESGGFGGYFGSINRNKESLVLDLKQPAGRETLLRLVRGADVLVENYRAGVMERFGLGYERLAEENPKLVYAALRGFGDPRSGESAYAGWPAYDPVAQAMGGIMGITGPQRGGAPTKIGPGVGDIVPAMFLAYGIAAACWHAQRTGRGQFVDVAMVDAVLAVCERMVFQYSASAQAPGPEGNGHPLLCPFGLFPASDGYISLGVPNDRFWRLLVERMGHPPWADDPRFATNELRVRHRAEVEQAVADWTVRHTKRALAGMLGGEVPFGPVFDAADIFDDPHFRIRGMLVEAEQPGAARALTIAGSPVRMSATPGGVRHRAPMTGEHTDCTLADLGFDAGEIAVLRAQGVVQ, encoded by the coding sequence ATGAGCGCGCATGGCCGCACCAGGGGCGCCCTCGATGGCATGGTGGTGCTCGACCTGACCCAGATGCTGGCCGGCCCCTATTGCTCGATGATGCTCGCCGACCAAGGCGCGCGCGTGATCAAGATCGAGCCGCCCGGCGGCGACCAGACCCGGCGCAACGGCCCGCATCTCGACGGCGCATTGCGGATGGAGTCAGGCGGCTTTGGCGGCTACTTCGGCTCGATCAACCGCAACAAGGAATCGCTGGTGCTGGACCTGAAGCAGCCCGCCGGGCGTGAGACCTTGCTGCGGCTGGTGCGCGGCGCCGACGTGCTGGTCGAGAACTACCGCGCCGGCGTGATGGAACGCTTCGGGCTGGGCTATGAACGGCTCGCAGAGGAGAACCCGAAGCTGGTGTACGCGGCGCTGCGCGGTTTCGGCGACCCGCGCAGCGGCGAGAGCGCCTACGCCGGCTGGCCCGCGTACGATCCCGTCGCGCAGGCCATGGGCGGCATCATGGGGATTACCGGACCGCAGCGCGGCGGCGCACCGACCAAGATCGGCCCGGGCGTCGGCGATATCGTGCCCGCCATGTTCCTGGCCTACGGCATTGCGGCGGCGTGCTGGCATGCGCAGCGCACCGGTCGCGGCCAGTTCGTCGATGTGGCCATGGTCGACGCCGTGCTGGCCGTGTGCGAGCGCATGGTGTTCCAGTACAGCGCCTCGGCGCAGGCGCCGGGACCCGAGGGCAACGGCCATCCGCTGCTGTGCCCGTTCGGGCTGTTCCCGGCCAGCGATGGCTATATCAGCCTGGGTGTGCCGAACGACCGCTTCTGGCGGCTGCTGGTGGAACGGATGGGCCATCCGCCATGGGCCGACGATCCGCGCTTTGCCACCAACGAACTGCGCGTTCGCCACCGCGCCGAGGTGGAGCAGGCGGTCGCCGACTGGACCGTGCGCCACACCAAGCGCGCGCTTGCCGGGATGCTGGGCGGCGAGGTGCCGTTCGGGCCGGTGTTCGATGCCGCCGACATCTTTGACGATCCGCATTTCCGCATCCGCGGGATGCTGGTCGAGGCCGAGCAGCCCGGCGCAGCGCGCGCGCTGACGATTGCCGGCAGTCCGGTACGCATGAGCGCCACACCCGGAGGCGTACGGCATCGGGCGCCCATGACCGGCGAGCATACCGACTGCACCCTGGCCGACCTCGGCTTCGATGCCGGCGAGATCGCGGTGCTGCGCGCGCAGGGCGTGGTGCAGTAG
- a CDS encoding IclR family transcriptional regulator — protein sequence MVKSANRVFDLLELFERVRRPLRVGEIAERLGIPQSSVSMLLRTMVARGYMEFDAQLRTYCPSVRVAFLCGWTTRRQGAGASVHDAMRRLSSETGETVLLGRQSGNMLQYLSVIESSHALRLSVASGIVRPMHRTAIGIMLMSRMDDEQIGRLLRRYNAEADTGEPPARPAEILREVELARRQGYYESASLATPGAGVIATLMATPIRGQWLGIGTGGPVARLHARRKKLLAAVLAVAQDC from the coding sequence ATGGTCAAGTCGGCAAATCGCGTGTTCGACCTGCTGGAACTGTTCGAGCGCGTGCGACGGCCGCTGCGCGTCGGCGAGATCGCCGAGCGCCTCGGCATCCCGCAGTCCAGTGTCTCGATGCTGCTGCGGACCATGGTCGCGCGCGGCTACATGGAGTTCGACGCGCAGTTGCGCACCTATTGCCCGTCGGTGCGAGTCGCCTTCCTGTGCGGCTGGACCACGCGCAGGCAAGGCGCGGGCGCATCGGTGCACGACGCCATGCGCCGGCTGTCGAGCGAAACCGGCGAAACCGTGCTGCTGGGCCGCCAGAGCGGCAACATGCTCCAATACCTGTCCGTGATCGAATCCAGCCATGCGCTGCGTCTGTCGGTTGCGTCGGGCATCGTCCGGCCGATGCATCGCACCGCGATCGGCATCATGCTGATGAGCCGCATGGACGACGAGCAGATCGGACGCCTGCTGCGCCGCTACAACGCCGAGGCGGACACCGGCGAGCCCCCGGCACGGCCCGCCGAAATCCTGCGCGAAGTCGAGCTGGCGCGTCGCCAGGGCTACTACGAATCGGCCAGCCTGGCCACGCCGGGGGCCGGCGTGATTGCCACGCTGATGGCCACACCCATCCGCGGACAATGGCTGGGCATCGGCACCGGTGGCCCGGTGGCGCGCCTGCACGCGCGCCGGAAAAAACTGCTGGCCGCGGTGCTGGCCGTGGCGCAGGACTGTTGA
- a CDS encoding MaoC family dehydratase, whose protein sequence is MKPCALTSSDGYFEHFEPGMLIRHARGKTVTEMDNVMLTNMVMNTAEGHFNEDAMRRAAGGIFAQRVVFGGINLSMVLGLAAQDTAEQCLQELTLDKIRLSHPVFHGDTLYAFTEVLGKEDSDREDAGIIRFRHYGVNQDDKLCVQAERTALVKRKSHWGGR, encoded by the coding sequence ATGAAACCCTGCGCACTCACCAGCTCCGACGGGTACTTCGAGCACTTCGAGCCCGGCATGCTGATCCGCCATGCGCGCGGCAAGACGGTGACCGAGATGGACAACGTCATGCTGACCAACATGGTCATGAATACGGCCGAAGGGCACTTCAACGAAGACGCGATGCGGCGTGCCGCCGGCGGCATCTTCGCGCAGCGCGTGGTCTTCGGCGGGATCAACCTGTCGATGGTGCTCGGGCTTGCGGCGCAGGACACCGCCGAGCAATGCCTGCAAGAACTGACGCTGGACAAGATCCGCCTGTCGCATCCGGTGTTCCACGGCGACACGCTCTACGCCTTCACCGAGGTGCTGGGCAAGGAGGACTCCGACCGCGAGGATGCCGGCATCATCCGCTTCCGCCACTACGGCGTAAACCAGGACGACAAACTCTGCGTGCAGGCGGAGCGTACCGCGCTGGTCAAGCGCAAGAGCCATTGGGGCGGGCGATGA
- a CDS encoding acyl-CoA dehydrogenase family protein, protein MTEARCMIRDAAREFTMKEVLPVANALDGPDAEIPMSLRDKMAEMGYFGITIPEEYGGLGLGIFEYCLICEQLSRGWMSVASIVARAQGGWIMKSMPEEMRREYLPRVVRGEFLNASALSEPDTGSDLASISCRAELDGDEWVLTGNKYWCTFADGADYLIVFARTSAPPSPDKRWEGISCFMIEKQRGGFPPGMTGSPIPKIGYFGWKTFELALDGVRVPKRNLMGPEGKAFLLMAKGLEGARAHTAARAIGLAQGALEDAVAYSLERRQFGMPIAEYQAIRFKIATMATEIEAARQLLYFVCNEIDSGRRCDKEASMVKYFASEMAERVTSQALQIFGGAGYTKLFPVERYWRDARLTKIFEGTSEIQQRIIANSLLGKSEVEGMIAGRAFGGQVRQSKEAA, encoded by the coding sequence ATGACGGAAGCGCGTTGCATGATCCGCGATGCGGCGCGCGAATTCACCATGAAAGAGGTGCTGCCGGTGGCCAACGCGCTGGACGGCCCGGATGCGGAGATCCCGATGTCGCTGCGCGACAAGATGGCCGAGATGGGCTACTTCGGCATCACCATCCCGGAGGAGTACGGCGGCCTGGGCCTCGGCATCTTCGAGTACTGCCTGATTTGCGAGCAGCTGTCGCGCGGCTGGATGTCGGTGGCGTCGATCGTGGCGCGTGCGCAGGGCGGCTGGATCATGAAGTCGATGCCCGAGGAAATGCGGCGCGAATACCTGCCGCGCGTGGTGCGCGGCGAATTCCTCAATGCCAGCGCGCTGTCCGAGCCGGATACCGGTTCCGACCTGGCCTCGATCTCGTGCCGCGCGGAGCTGGACGGGGATGAATGGGTACTGACCGGCAACAAGTACTGGTGCACCTTCGCCGACGGCGCCGACTACCTGATCGTGTTCGCGCGGACTTCCGCGCCGCCTTCGCCCGACAAGCGCTGGGAAGGCATCTCGTGCTTCATGATCGAGAAGCAGCGCGGCGGCTTTCCGCCCGGCATGACCGGCTCGCCGATCCCCAAGATCGGGTATTTCGGCTGGAAGACCTTCGAGCTGGCGCTCGACGGCGTGCGCGTGCCAAAGCGCAACCTGATGGGCCCGGAGGGCAAGGCCTTCCTGCTGATGGCCAAGGGGCTGGAGGGCGCCCGCGCGCATACCGCGGCGCGTGCGATCGGGCTGGCGCAGGGCGCGCTGGAAGACGCCGTCGCTTATTCGCTGGAGCGCCGCCAGTTCGGCATGCCGATTGCCGAGTACCAGGCGATCCGCTTCAAGATCGCCACCATGGCCACCGAGATCGAGGCCGCGCGCCAGTTGCTCTATTTCGTCTGCAATGAGATCGACAGCGGGCGCCGCTGCGACAAGGAGGCGTCGATGGTGAAGTACTTCGCCTCGGAGATGGCGGAGCGCGTAACCTCGCAGGCGCTGCAGATCTTCGGCGGCGCGGGCTATACCAAGCTGTTCCCGGTCGAGCGCTACTGGCGCGACGCGCGCCTCACCAAGATCTTCGAAGGCACTTCAGAGATCCAGCAACGCATCATCGCCAACAGCCTGCTCGGCAAGTCCGAGGTCGAGGGCATGATCGCCGGTCGCGCTTTCGGCGGGCAGGTCCGGCAGTCGAAGGAGGCCGCATGA